The following is a genomic window from Caldisalinibacter kiritimatiensis.
AAAAAAAGTGTCTAATATATAGAGGAATATAATAATAAAAGTGTAAATAATACTATATAAAGGAAAGGAGAGTAGTCAATGAATAAAAGATTATATCGTTCAACTAATGACAAAGTCATTAGTGGTGTTTGTGGTGGGGTAGCAGAATATTTTGAAATAGACCCAACAATAGTCAGAATATTATGGGCTGTAATTGCCTTATCATCATGGGGCATAGGAGTTTTTGCATATATTGTCTGTATCATTGTAATCCCAGAAAACCCTTTTTTTAGCTCAAGCTCTATTGAAAATAATTCTACTACATCTACCACAAGTAACTCTCACTCTGTTATCGACCCAAACAGAAATAAACTTGCATTAGGTATTGTTCTTATAGGTTTAGGTGGCTTTTTATTATTAAAAAGATTTAATCTTTGGTTTAATTTTAGGTATTTACTACCTACACTTTTAATTGTTGCAGGTGTATATGTATTAGTTAGAAGAAAGGATGAGTATTAAATGAAAAGTAATAATCTAATTTGGGGTATTGTATTAATATTTATAGGAGTATTTTGGCTACTTGAAAACACTGGACTTGTATCTATATCCATAATTGACTCGTTATTTAAATTATGGCCTCTTATATTGGTGGTTATAGGAATAAACGTAATATTTAAAGATAAAAAATATGTTAAAGCAATATCCTGGGGAGTCTTTTTTATAATCATAATTCTATATGGTATATTCCAACCAAATAGTTTTGATATTAGCAATACTTTAGAAAATCCGAATTTTGAATATGAAATGAAGGAAAATACAAAACATGGTAATCTAAACTTAGCTGTAGGAGCAGGAAACTTGAAAATCAGCTCATCAAAGGATAATTTAGTACATGGTTTTATTTCAAACCCTAAAGTAACAAGTGAAGTTAAATATAAAAACAATGATAGAGATGTAACTGTAACTTTTAAAAGCCCTAATTTTAAAACAACTGATTTTGGTGAAATAAGCAAAGGAGATAAATATGACTTATATTTAAATAAAGAAATAACTTGGGATATAGATGCTGATATAGGGGCAATGGATGGACATTTAGATTTTAGTAATGTTAAAATCGATAATTTAGATATCGACTGTGGTGCGAGTGATTTAGAGGTAGTCTTTGGAGATACCACAAAGCGTACTTCTGTAGATATAGATGCAGGTGTATCAGACGTAGAATTAACTTTTCCAGAAAACGTGGGAGTAAAAATCGACTTAGATGGTGGCCTTAAGAATTCTAACTTAAAAGAACTAAATTGGATACGAGACAATGATTACTATATCTCTCCTAATTATGACGAAGCTGACAAAAAAATTGATGTAAGTATAGATTTAGGCATAGGACAATTGGTAGTAAATGTAAGATGAAATTAGAGGGACTCAAGTCCCTCTTTTATAATTTATTAACCACTTTCTCTATTTGCTCAAAACCTTTCTTTAAAATAGCTCTAGCACATGCTATCAAACCATTTTATCCTACCACTTTTATTTGTCATTATATCTATTCTATTTAGAAAAATATAATCCTTCATATTTAACAATAATATTCCTACGATACCTAATCAATGAAGTGTGAAGAATTAATTTGTTAACTTATGGCAATAATACAGTTAAGACTAATGGAGGTGGTAATAGATGCGTATCCCAAATCATATTGGAATAATACCAGATGGAAACAGAAGATGGGCAGTTAAACATGGCCTCACCAAAGAAAAGGGATATAAAAGTGGTCTTGAACCAGGTTTAGAGCTTTTCAGATTGTGTAAAAAGATCGGAGTAAAGGAAGTTACTTACTACGGTTTTACAATGGATAATACTAAGAGACCATCGGTGCAAACTAAAGCATTTACAAAAGCCTGCATAGATGCAGTAAAAATGCTTTCCAATGAAGATGCTTCCCTTTTAGTTATCGGTAACACTGATACTCCAAAATTCCCAAAGGAACTGTTGCCCTTTGCAGAAAAGCGTCAGAAATTTGGAAACGGAAAAATTAAGCTCAATTTCTTGGTGAATTATGGATGGCAATGGGATTTAGCTAATTATATCCATAGCAAAGGTAGAGAAAAGGATATTATGAATAATTTAAATTCAAATGACGTATCAAGAGTTGATTTAATCATCCGTTGGGGAGGAAGAAGAAGATTAAGCGGGTTCCTTCCTGTCCAGTCGGTTTATGCTGACTTTTATGTAGTGGACGATTTGTGGCCTGACTTCAAACCTCAACATTTCTATGATGCTCTAGAGTGGTACAGTAAACAGGATATTACACTAGGCGGTTAAACCCTGTTTTTTGAAGTGAAAGCCCCACATACTGGGGCTATTTTTATTGTAATTATCTTATTTTTTATAACTAAAATCAGACTTACAAATGAATGATTTCTTTATTTCAGTAAATACTAAAGACTAGACAATAGGAGGTATTTGAATGAAACAGGCTCTAACAAACCGCCAAATCGCATTTATACTTTTTGGTACCATCGTTGGTTACGGTGTTATAGGATTACCTAAAACAGCAGCTGAAAGGGTTGGTACTGAAGGTTGGATTCCCCTACTATTAGCAACAGTAGTAGCTGTTGGAATTACATATATAATAACATACTTAGGATATGTTCATGAAAATAAAACAATTTTTGAATATGGTCAGATATTGGTGGGAAAAACTTTAACTTACTTTATCGTTTTATTATATATAATTTATTTTTTCGTTATTTTCAGTATGCTTACTAGAATATCAACTGAAGTAGTCAAACTTACAATTCTACTCAAAACACCTGATTGGGCATTAGTATTAATTTTTTACTTAATTATATATTACGCTGTAACAAAAGGATTACTTATAATAGCTAGAATTAACGAATTATATGGAATTATAATAATTATAGGAATATTGTTTATCCATTTAGGAATATTTACTCAAGGTAAATTAATTAATATAAGGCCTTTATTTGGAGGTCAGCCAATACAAACTTATTTAAATTCTACACTTTATCTCATTATCCCCTTTTTAGGAATGGAAGTCTTAACATTCATCCCTATTAACCGAAAAGCCAATAAAAATATTTTTAAATATATATCAATAATAATAGGCTCTATTGGTATTCTATATATTTTAATAGTTGAATCATGCATATCAGTAATAGGAATTGAAGATATAGTCCATTATAAAGATGCCGTAATGGCAACAGTAAGAAGAGTTAATATAAAGTATCTTGAATTTTTACAAAGACTAGATGGAATATTTTTAATTACATGGATTATGAGTATTTTTTGTACTATCTCAGTCTTTGCATACGGTACAGCTTTTCTAATAAATAGTTGGTTTCCAAA
Proteins encoded in this region:
- a CDS encoding PspC domain-containing protein — protein: MNKRLYRSTNDKVISGVCGGVAEYFEIDPTIVRILWAVIALSSWGIGVFAYIVCIIVIPENPFFSSSSIENNSTTSTTSNSHSVIDPNRNKLALGIVLIGLGGFLLLKRFNLWFNFRYLLPTLLIVAGVYVLVRRKDEY
- a CDS encoding toast rack family protein, with the translated sequence MKSNNLIWGIVLIFIGVFWLLENTGLVSISIIDSLFKLWPLILVVIGINVIFKDKKYVKAISWGVFFIIIILYGIFQPNSFDISNTLENPNFEYEMKENTKHGNLNLAVGAGNLKISSSKDNLVHGFISNPKVTSEVKYKNNDRDVTVTFKSPNFKTTDFGEISKGDKYDLYLNKEITWDIDADIGAMDGHLDFSNVKIDNLDIDCGASDLEVVFGDTTKRTSVDIDAGVSDVELTFPENVGVKIDLDGGLKNSNLKELNWIRDNDYYISPNYDEADKKIDVSIDLGIGQLVVNVR
- the uppS gene encoding polyprenyl diphosphate synthase, which gives rise to MRIPNHIGIIPDGNRRWAVKHGLTKEKGYKSGLEPGLELFRLCKKIGVKEVTYYGFTMDNTKRPSVQTKAFTKACIDAVKMLSNEDASLLVIGNTDTPKFPKELLPFAEKRQKFGNGKIKLNFLVNYGWQWDLANYIHSKGREKDIMNNLNSNDVSRVDLIIRWGGRRRLSGFLPVQSVYADFYVVDDLWPDFKPQHFYDALEWYSKQDITLGG
- a CDS encoding GerAB/ArcD/ProY family transporter: MKQALTNRQIAFILFGTIVGYGVIGLPKTAAERVGTEGWIPLLLATVVAVGITYIITYLGYVHENKTIFEYGQILVGKTLTYFIVLLYIIYFFVIFSMLTRISTEVVKLTILLKTPDWALVLIFYLIIYYAVTKGLLIIARINELYGIIIIIGILFIHLGIFTQGKLINIRPLFGGQPIQTYLNSTLYLIIPFLGMEVLTFIPINRKANKNIFKYISIIIGSIGILYILIVESCISVIGIEDIVHYKDAVMATVRRVNIKYLEFLQRLDGIFLITWIMSIFCTISVFAYGTAFLINSWFPKLNYKRVVFIILLLSFIILQIPNSINQVESIITYIGYLGAFVAIFIPILLLIITKVKGYDKKS